A region of the Stieleria neptunia genome:
GGCTCAACGCAGCAGGATTGCTCGACAAGGTCAGAGCCCCGTTGACGACCTCGGGCCAGATCTATCGCTATTCCAATCCATGGCGTGGGCCTGAGCTGAGATTCCCCGGTCCCGGCGTGTACGAAATCAGCTACACCGTCTGCGGTTTGAAGCCGGAAAATGGCATCGCGCCGCGGATGAAGGTGACCGAGCCGGATCTGGATCGCGTGTTATTCGAACAAGACATCATCGCGTCGGAAGACGAACCGGTCACCGTGACGTTTCAGGCCCACTTTCCGAATCCACCGGGTCGCCCGCCGAAAATCTACGTGACCAACGAGAATCAAGTCCCAAATCATCCGCGCACCAACGCCACAAGCAGGATTCCGTTCATTACGACAAAGCATCGCCGCGCGCCCTGGCAGATGAAGATCACGAACCAGGATGGTAGCCCGCGGTATCCGATCCTGATCATCGATTCGATCAGCATCCGCGGTCCGATGGTGACGAACCAGGAGCAACGGCGTCGCGACGAGTCTCTGGCGACCGAAGAATCGCTCAGCGCCGCCGCCGAAAGCATGTCGCGGTTCGCCCGGCGTGCCTTCCGACGGCCACTCGGTGAGAATGAATTAGAGCCCTATCTCGGAATCGTCGAGGGTGAATTGGAGGCGGGTGAGACGTTTCGCAGCGCCGTCAAAACGGGGATGGTGGCGATCCTCAGTTCCAAGAGTTTCCTGTTCATCGCGGAGGGCGACGAACAGGCCGAACGGGGCGAGTTGAACGATTGGGAACTGGCGACCCGGCTGTCCTATCTGCTCTGGAGCACGATGCCGGACGACGAACTGTTTGCGCTGGCCGAGAATCGACAACTCCGCGATCGGGCGGTTCTGCGGGCACAGTTCAACCGCATGCTGGCCGATCCCCGCGCCGAGCGTTTCATGCATTCGTTCTCCTCCCAATGGCTGAATCTGCGCAAGGTGGGCATGTTTCCGCCGGACAGGAACATCTACCCGAACTACGACGACCATTTGGAACAGAGTATGGTCGGCGAGAGTCAGGCATTTTTTGCCGAAGTGTTGCGTCAAGGTCTGACGCTGCGCGAGTTCATCGATTCCGACTGGACGATGCTCAATCCCCGGCTGGCCCGGTTTTATGGCGTTCCAAACGTCGTCGACGACTGCTTTCAACGCGTCGCGCTGCAACCGCAGTATCATCGCGGCGGTCTGCTGACGCACGCGTCGGTCCTATCGCTGACGTCCGACGGCACGCGGCACCGCCCGGTGCATCGTGGCGCGTGGCTGTCGGAAGTTTTTCTGGGCAAAGAACCTCCGCCTCCGCCGGCCAATGTCGATCCCATCGAGCCGACTCCGACGGACGCCCCCAAAGCGACGCTGCGGATGAAACTGGAAGCGCACAAGCACCATCCGAATTGTGCCTCGTGCCACCAAAAAATCGATCCACTCGGCTTGGCGTTCGACCACTACAATGCGATCGGCCAATGGCGAACGCATGAGAAGGTCGAGGGCACCGGCGATGACCCTCCGGTCGATGCCAGTGGCGAACTGCCCGACGGCCGAACGTTTGCAAACGCCAAAGAGTTTCAGCAACTGTTGCTGGCTGACCTCGA
Encoded here:
- a CDS encoding DUF1592 domain-containing protein codes for the protein MKPSVAACLVSICSLITTLRAEGLDAKQLDAKQLDAKVGAFLEVHCIECHDKDAANGDFRVDNLSPSVGFEDTPQWVEIMERVKSGEMPPEDAAEQPTADLRAEIVEWIAARMKEGESARLAKRERVSYRRLTREEYVYTVRDLIGVEYDASDPGGLFEDPQWHGFERIGSVLTLSPSHIEKYIKAAEVILDEAYPEEPIEFLEAGKRAMEVKETDNHFQRLNAAGLLDKVRAPLTTSGQIYRYSNPWRGPELRFPGPGVYEISYTVCGLKPENGIAPRMKVTEPDLDRVLFEQDIIASEDEPVTVTFQAHFPNPPGRPPKIYVTNENQVPNHPRTNATSRIPFITTKHRRAPWQMKITNQDGSPRYPILIIDSISIRGPMVTNQEQRRRDESLATEESLSAAAESMSRFARRAFRRPLGENELEPYLGIVEGELEAGETFRSAVKTGMVAILSSKSFLFIAEGDEQAERGELNDWELATRLSYLLWSTMPDDELFALAENRQLRDRAVLRAQFNRMLADPRAERFMHSFSSQWLNLRKVGMFPPDRNIYPNYDDHLEQSMVGESQAFFAEVLRQGLTLREFIDSDWTMLNPRLARFYGVPNVVDDCFQRVALQPQYHRGGLLTHASVLSLTSDGTRHRPVHRGAWLSEVFLGKEPPPPPANVDPIEPTPTDAPKATLRMKLEAHKHHPNCASCHQKIDPLGLAFDHYNAIGQWRTHEKVEGTGDDPPVDASGELPDGRTFANAKEFQQLLLADLDAFNRTFIEKLAIYGMRRTMTIDDREGLNAIAEISRENDYRVRTILETFVLSDLFQKR